From one Polyodon spathula isolate WHYD16114869_AA unplaced genomic scaffold, ASM1765450v1 scaffolds_633, whole genome shotgun sequence genomic stretch:
- the gpatch3 gene encoding G patch domain-containing protein 3, whose amino-acid sequence MSAPVVYCVVSNIPAKFRSLDLRNYFSQFIEGGGFACFHYRHRPEVLRDPEHEPGAEQAEEQPACLQGEGPEEGSSEPADTGGQPAASGKTTCCCVVSVQANQTDRFVKMYAGNQWIGSEGSWLGSRCVIRKIRVSDQLDSNAFPYKTKKELNSKIALSERFTEEDLTRLPEMNPPALMPSGNVGTPVTVFLELIQACRLPPRIITKLGLKFPKTGSNRRYGNVPFEYRATRTVRLEEGVYTANGEAITGEDLGPGAGLVPPSGRTKQPRKKHGGPSKDREESSCEGGDDCAESHSDDDDDTCEEWERHEALYEDVTNQGRCEERLFEEKIELKWEKGGSGLVFYTDAQYWKEEQGDFDEQTADDWDVDMSVYYDKDGGDKDARDYVRMRYERRLRDGLEEGSVQGQRIGGFEKYTKGIGRRVMEKQGWKDGSGLGHSKVGMAEALENEGQHPKCKRGFGYHGEKLNTFTAVKKSRPEFRISTVYDEPEEMDQGDSLLRRQPPTSMKYRQNQRGRTKDSSQN is encoded by the exons ATGTCCGCTCCCGTTGTTTACTGTGTCGTTAGCAACATCCCAGCGAAATTCCGCTCGCTGGATCTCCGGAATTATTTTAGCCAGTTTATCGAAGGGGGCGGCTTTGCGTGTTTCCATTACCGACACCGACCTGAGGTTCTCAGGGACCCAGAACACGAGCCCGGGGCAGAGCAGGCCGAGGAACAGCCGGCGTGTTTACAGGGCGAGGGGCCGGAGGAGGGGAGCTCAGAGCCGGCAGACACCGGAGGACAACCCGCTGCCTCGGGAAAGACAACGTGCTGCTGTGTGGTCTCGGTTCAAGCGAACCAGACGGACCGGTTCGTGAAGATGTACGCGGGGAATCAGTGGATTGGTTCCGAGGGAAGCTGGCTAGGCAGTCGGTGTGTCATCAGGAAGATCAGGGTCTCGGATCAGTTGG attccAACGCGTTTCCTTATAAAACGAAAAAGGAGCTGAACAGCAAGATCGCCCTGAGCGAGAGGTTCACTGAAGAGGACTTGACAAGGCTGCCAGAGATGAACCCCCCGGCTCTGATGCCCAGTGGCAATGTGGGCACTCCGGTGACTGTGTTCCTGGAGCTCATCCAGGCTTGCAGACTGCCCCCACGCATCATCACCAAACTGGGGCTGAAGTTCCCCAAGACGGGCTCCAATCGGAGATATGGAAACGTCCCCTTCGAGTACAGGGCCACCCGGACCGTTCGGCTGGAGGAGGGGGTGTACACTGCCAACGGTGAAGCCATTACAGGGGAAGATCTAGGACCTGGTGCTGGGCTTGTGCCTCCTTCAGGGAGGACGAAACAACCGAGGAAGAAGCATGGTGGTCCTTCGAAAGATAGAGAAGAGTCCAGCTGCGAAGGTGGAGATGATTGTGCAGAGTCCCACTCGGATGAT GATGATGACACGTGTGAGGAGTGGGAGCGGCACGAGGCCCTGTATGAGGACGTGACTAACCAGGGGCGCTGTGAGGAGAGGCTGTTTGAAGAGAAGATCGAGCTCAAGTGGGAGAAGGGGGGCTCCGGGCTGGTCTTCTACACTGACGCACAGTACTGGAAGGAGGAGCAAGGAG ATTTTGATGAACAGACTGCTGACGACTGGGATGTAGATATGAGTGTTTACTATGACAAAG ATGGAGGGGATAAGGACGCCCGGGATTATGTCCGGATGAGGTATGAGCGGCGACTGAGGGATGGATTGGAGGAGGGATCTGTGCAGGGCCAGCGAATTGGGGGCTTCGAAAAATACACCAAG GGTATAGGCAGGAGGGTGATGGAGAAGCAGGGCTGGAAGGATGGCTCTGGGCTGGGCCACAGCAAGGTGGGGATGGCAGAAGCCTTGGAGAATGAGGGACAGCACCCCAAGTGTAAGAGAGGATTCGG GTACCATGGAGAGAAGCTGAACACTTTCACGGCTGTGAAAAAGTCCCGTCCTGAATTTAGGATTTCTACAGTTTATGACGAACCTGAAGAAATGGACCAAGGAGATTCCCTGCTGCGCCGCCAGCCACCCACCAGCATGAAGTACAGACAGAACCAGAGGGGGAGAACGAAGGACAGCAGTCAAAACTAG